One part of the Sphingopyxis sp. PAMC25046 genome encodes these proteins:
- the otsB gene encoding trehalose-phosphatase, whose amino-acid sequence MHKRDHLPLPPPLTQWAAQQPVALFLDFDGTLVDIAETPDAILVPDDLLRRLEALAARVDGRLALITGRSLSDIGGHLGSGAIRIVGSHGAEQGDATVPAVTLSGDTNMAIASLAARWPGLLVETKPHGMAIHYRQEPHAEAAVFSVMDDIAEREGLAVRRGKMVVELGPAQANKGLAVARLLDQSPYAGATPVFIGDDITDEDGFAAAAAVGGHGILVGAPRPTAAHYRLPGTREVYNWLGL is encoded by the coding sequence ATGCACAAAAGGGACCATCTGCCGCTTCCGCCACCGCTTACGCAATGGGCGGCACAGCAGCCGGTGGCGCTCTTTCTGGATTTCGACGGCACGCTCGTCGACATCGCGGAAACGCCGGACGCGATCCTGGTCCCCGACGATCTTTTACGACGGCTCGAAGCCTTGGCGGCGCGCGTGGATGGTCGCCTCGCGCTGATCACCGGGCGGTCGCTTTCGGACATAGGCGGGCATCTCGGCAGCGGGGCGATCAGGATAGTGGGTTCGCACGGCGCCGAACAAGGCGATGCCACTGTACCGGCGGTCACGCTATCCGGCGATACAAACATGGCAATCGCGTCGCTCGCGGCGCGGTGGCCCGGCCTGCTTGTCGAAACCAAGCCGCACGGCATGGCAATCCATTACCGGCAGGAACCACATGCCGAGGCAGCCGTCTTTAGCGTCATGGACGATATTGCAGAGCGCGAAGGTCTGGCCGTGCGGCGAGGCAAGATGGTTGTCGAACTGGGACCGGCGCAAGCCAACAAGGGACTGGCGGTGGCGCGGCTTCTGGACCAGTCGCCCTACGCCGGCGCCACGCCGGTTTTCATCGGAGACGACATTACCGACGAAGACGGCTTTGCCGCCGCGGCGGCGGTAGGGGGGCACGGCATCCTCGTCGGCGCACCGCGTCCGACCGCCGCTCATTACCGGCTTCCCGGCACCCGCGAGGTCTATAATTGGCTGGGCCTGTGA
- a CDS encoding trehalose-6-phosphate synthase, producing MSRLIVVSNRVSVAKGRGAAGAQGGLAVAMSAALRKRGGIWFGWSGNEVERFTGQLTMERVDGFTTATVDLEPHDVDEYYNGYANRTLWPLFHYRIDLAEYENEFGRGYERVNERFANSLYPLIEEEDVVWVQDYHFLPLGERLRAQGVTNRIGLFLHIPWPPTRLLVSLPHHERLVAAMLHYDVIGFQSVEWLESFLHYCRKEHGAEVDEESGTVRIDGRSTIARAFPIGIDHAEFMALGETEIARRSQQRLGTSARKRTIAIGVDRLDYSKGLPERIDALERLFASHDDMVNDLLFVQIAPPSREDVRSYQRIRATLEQKTGQFNGAHSDVDLVPIRYVNRGFGRAELFGFYRAAKIGLVTPLRDGMNLVAKEYVAAQDPDDPGVLILSRFAGAAEQLTDALLVNPHDGGDVARALWTAMHMPLAERKARWEKLYAVVRDADVIGWADDFLTVLTQDPALPET from the coding sequence ATGAGCCGGCTGATCGTCGTCTCGAACCGCGTCTCGGTCGCCAAGGGGCGCGGCGCGGCGGGCGCGCAGGGCGGCCTTGCGGTCGCGATGAGCGCGGCGCTGCGCAAGCGCGGTGGCATCTGGTTCGGCTGGTCGGGAAACGAGGTCGAACGTTTCACGGGTCAGCTCACGATGGAGCGCGTCGACGGCTTCACCACCGCGACCGTCGATCTCGAGCCCCACGACGTCGACGAGTATTACAATGGCTATGCCAACCGAACGCTCTGGCCGCTCTTTCACTACCGCATCGATCTTGCCGAATATGAGAATGAATTCGGCCGCGGCTATGAACGCGTCAACGAGCGGTTCGCGAACAGCCTCTATCCGCTGATCGAGGAGGAGGATGTCGTCTGGGTGCAGGACTACCACTTCCTGCCACTCGGCGAACGGCTGCGCGCGCAGGGGGTGACGAACCGCATCGGCCTGTTCCTGCATATCCCGTGGCCGCCGACGCGCCTGCTCGTCTCACTCCCGCATCACGAGCGGCTCGTCGCCGCGATGCTCCACTATGACGTCATCGGCTTTCAGTCGGTCGAATGGCTCGAAAGCTTCCTCCATTATTGCCGGAAGGAACATGGGGCCGAAGTCGACGAGGAGAGCGGCACCGTCCGCATTGACGGCCGAAGCACCATCGCGCGCGCCTTTCCCATCGGTATCGACCATGCCGAATTCATGGCGCTCGGCGAGACCGAGATCGCCCGGCGATCGCAGCAGCGGCTGGGCACCAGCGCACGCAAGCGCACAATCGCGATCGGCGTCGACCGGCTCGACTACAGCAAGGGGCTTCCCGAACGGATCGACGCGCTCGAACGGCTGTTCGCCAGCCACGACGACATGGTCAACGATCTACTCTTCGTCCAGATCGCGCCGCCCTCGCGCGAGGACGTCCGCTCTTACCAGCGGATCCGCGCGACGCTCGAGCAGAAGACCGGCCAGTTCAACGGCGCGCACTCGGACGTCGACCTCGTTCCGATCCGATACGTCAACCGCGGTTTCGGCCGCGCCGAATTGTTCGGCTTCTATCGGGCGGCGAAGATCGGCCTCGTGACTCCGCTCCGCGACGGGATGAACCTCGTCGCAAAGGAATATGTCGCGGCACAGGACCCCGACGATCCGGGCGTATTGATCCTCTCGCGCTTCGCGGGCGCGGCCGAGCAACTCACCGACGCGTTGCTCGTCAATCCGCACGACGGCGGTGACGTCGCCCGCGCGCTCTGGACCGCGATGCACATGCCGCTCGCGGAACGCAAGGCGCGCTGGGAAAAGCTCTACGCCGTCGTTCGCGACGCCGACGTCATCGGCTGGGCGGACGACTTCCTGACGGTGCTCACGCAGGACCCGGCTTTGCCCGAGACGTAA
- a CDS encoding MerC domain-containing protein — translation MTTNLVEGTAVSASLLCLGHCLALPLILLALPMLVGTFFESELFHIVAAALVVPAAALAFLLGYRRHRALLPAQLGAAGVACIVAALFPVWGEPASAGITAIGSLFLIGGHLINWRLRRTLA, via the coding sequence ATGACGACGAACCTCGTCGAAGGAACGGCGGTGTCGGCCTCGCTCCTCTGCCTCGGACATTGTCTGGCATTGCCGCTGATCCTGCTCGCCTTGCCGATGCTGGTCGGGACCTTTTTCGAATCGGAGCTTTTCCACATCGTGGCGGCTGCGCTGGTCGTCCCCGCGGCCGCCCTCGCGTTCCTTCTCGGTTACCGCCGGCACCGCGCCCTTCTTCCAGCACAGCTCGGGGCGGCGGGGGTCGCCTGCATCGTGGCCGCGCTGTTCCCCGTCTGGGGCGAGCCGGCGTCGGCGGGGATAACGGCGATCGGCAGCCTGTTTCTGATCGGCGGGCATCTTATCAACTGGCGGCTACGCCGGACCCTTGCCTGA
- a CDS encoding TonB-dependent receptor yields MKFRVLLLSAAVPAVVPHIAFAGETVPAVKSAAGPDAGFMQAGSNADPEIVVSANVLGLRADETATPVITLTGEELVHRRQATLGDTLAGQPGINFDNFGGGASRPVIRGQTAPRVQALSDGASVHDASAISPDHAVTTEPLLLRGIEVLRGPSALLYGGSAIGGAINLLDEKVPTSIPDGGIAGTVEGRFGTADDERSLVGGITIGGQGLALRVEGVHRSSNDYRVPKGFGERHVDGSYNDTSTFTVGGSWVGSGGYLGVAYTRQRSEYGLPGHSHDYEGCHPHGSSLHCGGHGHDDEDHDHDHDHDHEHEEVPFVKLRSERFDIRSEYEDPLPGFEKVRFRLSFTDYEHDEIEHDEVATTFKNKAHELRFELAHKPIGPLRGAFGVQHSESQFSAVGEEAFLPESDTRRTALFLMETLTAGPVRFELAARQEWQRIETTLNREVSHKPFSISGAAVWDIGGDYSLALSLARSQRAPNVQELYARGIHLATNTYELGTATLGKETGKSIDLTFRKTKGATTFTIGAYHQDFDDYIFANTLDQFEDFRLIRYEAADATFTGVDGEVRHDFGDVGVSLFGDYVRAKFKDGLGNLPRIPAGRLGARADGRWGGLSGDVEYYHVFEQDRIADFETRTRGYDMLNATLAYKLDLGPKADTELFVRATNLTNELAYNHASFIKNASPLRGRNFVFGLRTSF; encoded by the coding sequence GTGAAGTTTCGAGTTCTCCTCCTGTCCGCCGCGGTTCCGGCGGTCGTTCCGCACATCGCCTTTGCGGGCGAAACGGTGCCGGCGGTCAAATCCGCTGCAGGGCCCGACGCCGGCTTCATGCAGGCCGGCAGCAACGCCGATCCCGAGATTGTCGTCTCGGCCAATGTCCTCGGCCTGCGCGCCGACGAGACCGCAACGCCGGTGATCACGCTGACTGGCGAGGAATTGGTTCACCGCCGTCAGGCGACGCTGGGCGATACGCTCGCCGGACAGCCGGGCATTAACTTCGACAATTTCGGCGGCGGCGCGAGCCGGCCGGTCATCCGCGGGCAGACCGCGCCGCGCGTCCAGGCGCTGTCCGACGGCGCGAGCGTCCACGACGCGTCGGCGATCTCGCCCGACCATGCGGTGACGACCGAACCGCTGCTGCTGCGCGGGATCGAGGTGCTGCGCGGCCCGTCGGCGCTTCTCTATGGCGGCAGCGCGATCGGCGGCGCGATCAACCTGCTCGACGAAAAGGTGCCGACATCGATCCCCGACGGCGGCATCGCGGGCACGGTCGAGGGCCGCTTCGGCACCGCCGACGACGAACGCTCGCTGGTCGGCGGGATCACCATCGGCGGGCAGGGGCTCGCGCTCCGCGTCGAGGGCGTCCATCGCTCGTCGAACGACTATCGGGTGCCCAAGGGGTTCGGCGAACGCCATGTCGACGGATCGTACAACGACACCTCGACCTTTACCGTCGGCGGTTCATGGGTCGGCAGCGGCGGCTATCTGGGCGTCGCCTATACGCGCCAGCGCAGCGAATATGGCCTGCCGGGGCACAGCCACGATTATGAAGGCTGCCACCCGCACGGCAGCAGCCTGCACTGCGGCGGCCACGGCCATGATGACGAGGATCATGACCACGACCATGATCATGACCACGAACATGAGGAAGTGCCCTTCGTCAAATTGCGCAGCGAACGGTTCGATATCCGCAGCGAATATGAAGATCCGCTGCCGGGCTTCGAAAAGGTCCGCTTCCGCCTGTCGTTCACCGATTATGAGCATGACGAGATCGAGCATGACGAGGTCGCGACGACCTTCAAGAACAAGGCGCACGAACTGCGTTTCGAACTCGCGCACAAGCCGATCGGCCCGCTGCGTGGCGCGTTCGGGGTGCAGCATTCGGAAAGCCAGTTCAGCGCGGTCGGCGAAGAAGCCTTCCTGCCCGAAAGCGATACGCGGCGCACCGCGCTGTTCCTGATGGAAACGCTGACCGCCGGCCCGGTCCGCTTCGAGCTTGCGGCGCGGCAGGAATGGCAGCGGATCGAGACGACGCTGAACCGCGAGGTCAGCCACAAGCCCTTTTCGATCTCGGGCGCCGCGGTCTGGGACATCGGCGGCGACTATTCGCTCGCGCTGTCGCTCGCGCGCTCGCAGCGCGCGCCGAATGTGCAGGAGCTTTATGCGCGCGGTATCCACCTCGCGACCAATACCTATGAACTCGGCACCGCGACGCTCGGCAAGGAAACGGGCAAGTCGATCGACCTGACCTTCCGCAAGACGAAGGGGGCGACGACCTTCACGATCGGCGCCTATCATCAGGATTTCGACGATTATATCTTCGCCAACACGCTCGATCAGTTCGAGGACTTCCGTCTCATCCGATATGAGGCGGCCGACGCGACCTTCACCGGGGTCGATGGCGAAGTGCGGCATGATTTCGGCGATGTCGGCGTGTCGCTGTTCGGCGATTATGTCCGCGCGAAGTTCAAGGACGGGCTCGGCAATCTGCCGCGCATTCCCGCCGGCCGGCTCGGCGCGCGCGCCGACGGGCGCTGGGGGGGCTTGTCGGGTGACGTCGAATATTATCATGTCTTCGAACAGGACCGGATCGCGGACTTCGAGACGCGGACGCGAGGCTATGACATGCTCAACGCGACGCTCGCCTACAAGCTCGATCTCGGCCCGAAGGCCGATACCGAATTGTTCGTGCGCGCGACCAATTTGACCAACGAGCTCGCCTATAATCACGCATCCTTCATCAAAAATGCGTCGCCGCTGCGCGGGCGCAATTTCGTCTTCGGGCTGCGAACGAGCTTCTAG
- a CDS encoding arylsulfatase, with the protein MNIRFAARLLARAGYAAAAVATAALPSVAIGAETAPARPQPTRPNVVVILLDDVGFSDMGSFGGEIPTPNIDALTKNGLAFTQFYNNARCSPSRASLLTGTYPHQAGLGHLESVHVPGSKGLHSKLSDRVVTLAEVLKSAGYFTAMAGKWHLGISRGVGPWQRGFDRSLTSPSGELYYRDQPQPLAKSVYIDGERVPAGSPRVGQGYWYSSDMFVDWQTKFIGEAREQRKPFFLYMPFVGAHFPLMAPPEDVAKFKGRYMQGWEAVRRDRFERQKQLGIIAADAELPAALPGSYDWNKLSAEEKDRFDTMMAVYAAVVHRVDRAIGTLVDRLRQSGELDNTLILLMNDNGGTAESGPDGRLKGDGLPGSAQSVVWTGMNWATLQNAPFQYYKHHTYEGGIATPLIAHWPRGIAAKARGTLVREPGHLIDVMPTLVEIAGATYPKAFNGHAILPMEGRSMVPAFRGEALTRGKPIFWEHEGNRAVRDGKWKLVAGFQKPWQLFDMTADRTEMHDLAAKEPGRVREMAGQWDAWAARSFVDAWSEAYDPHLKGKQRRIWGGADVPQLPQALIGK; encoded by the coding sequence GTGAATATCAGATTTGCTGCCCGCCTTTTGGCCCGTGCGGGCTACGCCGCTGCGGCGGTCGCAACAGCTGCCTTGCCGTCGGTCGCGATCGGGGCCGAGACGGCGCCGGCCCGTCCGCAACCGACGCGTCCGAACGTGGTGGTAATCCTGCTCGACGACGTCGGCTTTTCCGACATGGGCAGCTTCGGCGGCGAAATCCCGACGCCGAACATCGACGCGCTGACGAAAAACGGCCTCGCCTTCACGCAATTCTATAACAATGCGCGGTGCAGCCCGTCGCGGGCGTCGCTGCTGACGGGCACCTATCCGCATCAGGCGGGGCTGGGGCATCTCGAATCGGTGCATGTTCCGGGTTCGAAAGGTCTGCACAGCAAGCTTTCAGATCGCGTCGTCACTCTGGCCGAGGTGCTGAAATCGGCGGGCTATTTCACCGCGATGGCGGGCAAGTGGCACCTCGGCATCTCGCGTGGCGTCGGCCCGTGGCAGCGCGGCTTCGACCGGTCGCTCACCTCGCCCTCGGGCGAGCTTTATTACCGCGACCAGCCGCAGCCGCTGGCAAAATCCGTCTATATCGACGGCGAGCGCGTGCCTGCGGGTTCACCGCGCGTCGGGCAGGGCTATTGGTATTCGTCGGACATGTTCGTCGACTGGCAGACGAAGTTCATCGGCGAGGCGCGCGAACAGCGCAAACCCTTCTTCCTCTATATGCCCTTTGTCGGAGCACATTTTCCGTTGATGGCGCCGCCCGAGGATGTCGCTAAGTTCAAGGGCCGGTACATGCAGGGCTGGGAGGCGGTGCGCCGCGATCGCTTCGAGCGGCAAAAGCAGCTCGGCATCATCGCCGCTGACGCCGAACTGCCCGCTGCGCTGCCGGGAAGCTACGACTGGAATAAATTGTCCGCGGAGGAGAAGGATCGGTTCGACACCATGATGGCGGTCTATGCCGCTGTGGTTCACCGCGTCGACCGTGCGATCGGCACGCTCGTCGACCGCCTGCGGCAGTCGGGCGAGCTCGACAATACGCTGATCCTGCTGATGAACGACAATGGCGGGACCGCCGAAAGCGGGCCGGACGGCCGGCTCAAGGGCGACGGGTTGCCGGGTAGCGCGCAGTCGGTGGTCTGGACCGGAATGAACTGGGCGACGCTGCAAAACGCGCCCTTCCAATATTATAAGCACCACACCTACGAGGGCGGGATCGCGACGCCGCTGATCGCACATTGGCCGCGCGGGATCGCCGCGAAGGCGCGCGGCACCCTCGTGCGCGAGCCGGGGCATCTGATCGACGTCATGCCGACGCTCGTCGAGATCGCCGGGGCCACTTATCCAAAGGCCTTTAACGGCCATGCGATCCTGCCCATGGAGGGGCGTTCGATGGTGCCCGCCTTCCGCGGCGAGGCGCTGACCCGCGGCAAGCCGATCTTCTGGGAGCATGAAGGCAACCGCGCCGTCCGCGACGGCAAGTGGAAACTCGTCGCCGGCTTCCAGAAGCCGTGGCAGCTCTTCGACATGACCGCCGACCGCACCGAAATGCACGATCTTGCCGCGAAGGAGCCGGGCCGGGTTCGCGAGATGGCCGGTCAATGGGACGCCTGGGCGGCGCGCAGCTTTGTCGATGCGTGGAGCGAGGCCTACGACCCGCATCTCAAAGGCAAGCAACGCCGGATCTGGGGCGGGGCAGACGTTCCGCAGCTGCCGCAGGCGCTGATCGGGAAATAG
- a CDS encoding glycoside hydrolase family 15 protein: MSNLSLWPIGNCQVSALVDSAAGLVWGCVPRVDGDPVFCALMNGERQDEGVWRFALEGQVRATPRYSRNTPILVTRLEAADGSAVDIIDFCPRSERSGRMYRPVAYTRIVRPVAGSPRIRMNLSPMRGHGAERAPTTRGTNHIRYLIGNQPLRLTTDAPVGYLMQELAFRVESDLHFFLGPDEPFTGNVRESVRGMEEATGQYWRSWVRGLATPMDWQDAVIRAAITLKLCQHEETGAIVAALTTSIPEAPHSERNWDYRYCWIRDAYYTVQALNRLGALDVLEKYLAYLRNIVDRAAGGHIQPLYSVMGVAELDEGVAEHLAGYRGMGPVRIGNAAYQQIQHDAYGQIVLPTVQGFFDQRLFRMADERDFESLESVGEVAWAMHDQPDAGLWEFRTKQLVHTYSAVMSWAACDRLGNVAARIGKPDREAHWKERAAKIRETIEREAWDETAGHYGAAFGHAHLDASLLQMVELRYIRADNPRFQATFAAIEKALRRGEHMLRYDSEDDFGLPETAFNFCTFWLIEALHLCGRGEEARELFGKMLAHRTPSGLLSEDLDFESGELWGNFPQTYSLVGIIHCAGLLSRGWDTVR, from the coding sequence GTGAGCAATTTGTCCCTTTGGCCGATCGGCAATTGTCAGGTCAGCGCCCTCGTCGACAGCGCGGCGGGGCTCGTCTGGGGATGCGTCCCGCGCGTTGACGGCGACCCGGTCTTCTGCGCCCTGATGAACGGCGAACGGCAGGACGAGGGGGTGTGGCGTTTCGCGCTCGAAGGGCAGGTGCGCGCCACTCCCCGTTACAGCCGCAACACACCGATCCTCGTGACGCGCCTCGAAGCCGCCGATGGCAGCGCGGTCGATATCATCGACTTCTGCCCGCGCTCCGAACGCTCGGGACGGATGTACCGGCCCGTCGCCTACACGCGCATCGTCCGCCCCGTCGCCGGCAGTCCGCGCATCCGGATGAACCTTTCGCCGATGCGCGGCCATGGCGCTGAACGCGCGCCGACCACGCGCGGCACCAATCATATCCGCTATCTTATCGGCAACCAGCCGCTCCGCCTCACTACCGACGCGCCGGTCGGCTATCTCATGCAGGAGCTCGCATTCCGCGTCGAATCCGACCTCCATTTCTTCCTCGGCCCCGACGAGCCCTTTACCGGCAACGTCCGCGAATCGGTGCGCGGGATGGAGGAAGCGACAGGTCAATATTGGCGCAGCTGGGTGCGCGGGCTCGCGACGCCGATGGACTGGCAGGACGCTGTGATCCGCGCCGCGATCACGCTCAAGCTCTGCCAGCATGAGGAGACCGGCGCCATAGTCGCCGCGCTGACGACATCGATCCCCGAGGCACCGCACAGCGAGCGCAACTGGGACTATCGCTATTGCTGGATCCGCGATGCCTATTACACGGTTCAGGCGCTCAATCGGCTTGGCGCGCTCGACGTGCTCGAAAAATATCTCGCTTACCTCCGCAACATCGTCGATCGCGCCGCGGGCGGGCATATCCAGCCGCTCTATTCGGTGATGGGCGTCGCCGAACTGGACGAGGGCGTCGCCGAACATCTCGCGGGTTATCGCGGTATGGGACCGGTGCGGATCGGCAACGCGGCCTATCAGCAGATCCAGCACGACGCCTATGGACAGATCGTGCTGCCGACGGTGCAGGGCTTCTTCGACCAGCGGCTGTTCCGCATGGCCGACGAGCGCGATTTCGAAAGCCTCGAAAGCGTCGGCGAAGTCGCATGGGCAATGCACGACCAGCCCGACGCCGGATTGTGGGAATTTCGCACCAAGCAGCTCGTCCACACCTATTCGGCGGTGATGAGCTGGGCGGCGTGCGACCGGCTCGGCAATGTCGCCGCGCGCATCGGCAAACCCGACCGTGAAGCCCATTGGAAAGAACGCGCTGCCAAAATCCGAGAAACGATCGAGCGCGAGGCCTGGGACGAGACCGCGGGCCATTATGGCGCCGCCTTTGGCCATGCCCATCTCGACGCCAGCCTGCTCCAGATGGTCGAGCTGCGTTATATCCGCGCCGACAATCCGCGTTTCCAGGCAACTTTCGCCGCAATCGAAAAGGCGCTGCGCCGCGGCGAACATATGCTGCGCTATGACAGCGAGGATGATTTTGGTCTCCCCGAGACCGCGTTCAACTTCTGTACCTTCTGGTTGATCGAGGCGCTGCACCTGTGCGGTCGGGGCGAGGAAGCCCGCGAGCTGTTCGGAAAGATGCTCGCGCATCGAACACCATCGGGTCTGCTTTCCGAGGACCTTGATTTCGAAAGCGGCGAATTGTGGGGCAATTTCCCCCAGACCTATTCGCTTGTCGGGATCATCCATTGCGCGGGGCTGCTCTCGCGCGGCTGGGACACGGTGCGATGA
- a CDS encoding transcriptional repressor: MPEHGEQIRPPGTGAGRKDTRRENAKRTPAELEEVVLAIVRASPRPLGAYRIARQSRVLGVPLAPNQVYRILDRLGGRVHRVETLNAYFEAGGQPGAITICRGCGRTRTLDAGYETEVDRLCRAAGFRPSRVIVEVVGVCPDCGGK; encoded by the coding sequence TTGCCTGAGCATGGCGAGCAGATCCGCCCGCCCGGCACCGGTGCAGGTCGCAAAGATACGCGACGCGAAAATGCCAAGCGGACGCCCGCGGAGCTCGAGGAAGTCGTCCTGGCAATCGTGCGTGCCAGTCCGCGGCCGCTCGGAGCCTACAGGATCGCGCGCCAAAGCCGGGTGCTCGGTGTGCCGCTGGCGCCCAACCAGGTTTATCGGATCCTCGATCGGTTGGGCGGGCGCGTCCATCGGGTCGAAACGCTGAATGCCTATTTCGAGGCCGGCGGCCAGCCCGGAGCGATAACAATCTGTCGCGGCTGCGGCCGCACCCGCACGCTCGACGCCGGATACGAGACCGAAGTCGACCGCTTGTGCCGAGCTGCAGGCTTCCGCCCGAGCCGCGTCATCGTGGAAGTCGTGGGTGTCTGTCCCGATTGCGGAGGCAAATAG